The region cgttttagtgcaatttttgccgtttaCCGGCAGACGTTGGGGGGAAAGTTATGGTTACGATGATAAGGAAATGTGTTATTAGCTTAGTTAGCAATAAAGGCtaacattgaacatgaatgcaaaaggacaataacacaGATACAAGCAAATTCTCCCtggcgttttttttaatgcctaaTAAGTATCTGTGCACAGAGAGCAGCCTTATTGATATTGTCATTAACTCATCGTCCACATTCGAGGACAGCCTGTCATATTTTTCTAACTTGATATCAAGGTGTTTCCCcattatatgtaaatattctGAAACcgttgcaaaaatctaaaagcTGTTATCTtgcgttattttatttatttcagattgcacatatttttgtttgaaggcaagtttataaaaataaaaatgcctgtCAACATTTCTGCAGGGTTTCAAATTTGATACAAAAACAATAGGTATTGTTATAATCATCGATAgactgattcatttttttaatcatgataaCATATTTTGTCATATCTCCCAGCTCTAGATCACACTAACTTCACTTAAAATACCTCAACTTTTCCACTGTTCtaacatttttaatgtcatttcatTAAATAATTCACTGACTACTCCCTGTCCCAATCTAAATGAATTTGGGGATAAAATCATCCCTAAAACATGAAGTGGTTTTGAggtctattactgtcaatgtCAGCAAAAGACTAAATCAGGCCCTGTTTACAATGTTTTGCAATGAGTCCAGCAACGGTTGTGCTTGTGTTTCAAGTGCACACATGACATTCAGGAAGTGCTGACAATAGGGGTGTCAACAACGGGAGGTCTGTCATCAAAACCAGAAATTGACACCGAGAGGTCATTGAGGCCTGAAAGGAGTGTTCGAAACTCGCATGTCTGCTTGCACGTGTGCTGACAAATATGCGAAAAAGTTGACtttcatggggaaaaaaatgttttaacagatgggataagctccagcacccctgtgactctaatgagaataaagccgttcaaaaaatgaatgaatgaataaatgaaacgtCATTTAGGCTTGAAAGGAGTGTTCGAAACAAGCATGcacatgtgctgaaaatatgtgaaaaagttgactttcatgaaaaaaaagtttatacagctcagataggcttcagcaccctacGCGACCCTAaaaaggataaagcggttcagaaaatgaaagaatgaacaAAAGGTCATTGAGGCCTGAAAGAGGTGTTGGAAACTCGCATGTCTGCTTGCACGTGTGCTGacaaatatgtgaaaatgttgcattgcatggaaaaaaaaactgtttttacagctgggataggctccagcaccccttgtgactaTTATGAAGATAaaacgattcagaaaatgaatagataaaAAGGTCATTGAGGCCCGAAAGGAGTGTTGGAAACCCGCATGTCTGCTTGCACGTGTGCTtataaaatatgtgaaaaagttaactataagaaaatgaatgaataaaaactcaTGAGGCCAGAAAGGAGTGTTCGAAACCCCCATGCGTGTTGACAAATATGTGAAAAAGTTgactttcatgaaaaaaatatgtttttacagCTGGTGTTGAAACTGGTCAGTGAAATCACGTGACTTCACcgcgcgcgcgcgcacacacgcacacaaaaagcttaatgaaaaatatcatttgtgaatagctggcatttaaaaaatatgtttacgaCTGGAATTAGTACTGATTTATTCAAGTGTTTGGAGCGTGTGGGGCGTGTTTGATAACCTGAAGAAGCATGCGAATTTGCGGAAGTCCTCGACGCTAAAGGAAATAGATTTAAAGATTTATTCAGAGAAAACACGGGTTAGACTTTTACGACGCATTTTGTTGATTTGTGCCCCATTACCAAAACGACAGTGAAAAAGAGCTGACTTAAAACTGAGAATTTCCCCACGAAGTCTGTCGTTTTCCCCTACCTGATGAAGGTGGTCTTCCCGGTGGAGTACTGCCCAACAAGCAACACCATGGGCTTGCTTTGAAAATCGGCCGGCTCTAAGGCAGGCGAATGGAAGTCATGAAAGAGGTAAGTCTCTTCCAGAGGCAGGAGTTTCTTGCTATAGAGGCTCTGGAGCCCCTCGGTGACGGTTTGGTACATCTCGCCTTCCTTGTTGCGACCGGCCTGATCCTGCTTCACCCAACTGAACATCACCGAACGAAGCAGGAAGACCACCACAAGACAGAAttatagctttttaaaaaaaaggaaaaaaagaagaagcagcCCGCGTGCCACGGGATACAACTTCCTTCTTCTCCGACCTTCACCCGCACTGTTTGCGGACAACTGGGACTTATTGGGCCACTTGTGCACCCGCATAAACAGTGCCGCCTCTGTCACAGCGTGCCCGCGCACGTTCTACCTGCAGGAGGGGCAACGCCCTTCTCAACCCCCattactgtttaaaaaaatctttaccaCTTATATAATACATGTCGGAGAGACAGATGTAAtagtttcaaattttaaaagggGTCTTGGCGTCCCCTAGAGGACACATTggtacaaatatacacacatgatTACGCATTTTAACCTCTTAAGACCGATACTCAttgttattttctctttgatatttaggctgaTTGGGACctaatgagtgtaaaaacaattaattatCTTTTTGCATGATGTAATTTATGAGAAAATTATGTCCACATGATAAGTGAACGCCAGgtccttgtagtccaaaatttaacattgtagttttCTGAcaaccaaaatgtgatgtccacacatgtggacgccaAGTCTTCAGAGGTTAAGTCtcattatttcattcatcttctgaatccctttatcctcattagggtactggagcctatcccagctgactccaggccagagacaGGGGACACCATAAaatcggtgcccagccaatTTTGGggtacaaagagacaaacaatcattcacgctcatcCTCAccccgaggggcaatttagagtgtccaatcagcctaccatgcatttttttggaatgtggcaggaaaccagagtacccagaggaaacccacacaggcccagggtgaacatgcaaactccccacaggtggattaacctggatttgaacccagattccCCACCTGAGGCCCACGCTTACACTGCTGAGCCGCCGAGTCGCCAGGCCGATATATtatgaattaatttatatttctcCATGGAAATGAACCACCAACTCTCCCTCTTAGCAAGGATTAATATTTTAAGTGTGGCTACATATCGCTCCACTTCTTACACCAATAAAACCGCATAACTATAAAATGCATGCTAATCAAAACTCCAAATACATTCATTATTGTGCCTCGTGTTGCATATAAAAACcagttgtttgaaattaaaaatacccaaaaatcACAGCTTTGTTGCAAGATTTGGACATTAAATTGTCACTGCAGTTTGTACATCATTTTCCATAATAATTTTTGCACGTTTTTCCATtggttaaatataaataaagttgTAATTAACATGTCCACCGAATATCCACTTCAATATTaaaatcattacaaaaaaaatacagttgatTTCAGATATCAATTGCCAGGCcgaaacaaacagacaaaaaactTAATACTTAATTCTTCCCAAAAATGTGTGCAGAATCTTTTTGACAGTTTTGAGATCAAGTGTTACAACTGTGGTGGGTTTGTACCTTTCTGGTTgcctcccacatcacaaaaacatacTTGGTCGATTATTAAACGATTGGatgtgtgcgctttctctcATTTACATCGACCAAAAcaaaaagcttacagcacctggtattcccaggcggtctcccatccaagtactaaccaagcccgaccctgcttagcttccgagatcggacgagatcgggcgtattcagggtagtatggccgtaagccgtCGGGTGCTTTCGAAAATACTTATTTAAAAGTTGAAAACCAAAACAGACTCCAAAAAGCCTCCTAGAGTAATTATCAGATTCACCCCTGATTCGTGACCAATAGAGGCTCTTAATAGCAAGTATTTTCATaattctttatttctctctttctctctctaattatatatatttaaattatgaaatataTAATGATAAGCAAACACCCAGATACAATATCTATTGGTATTATATCTTGTTTTTAGGATTATACGCGATGTCAACCCAGTcttcaaaattttaaataagtatttttcAGAGTCTCTTGGCttacggccatacaaccctgaacTGAAAtgtgctgtaagctttttttttctttgggtcggtgtaaatgaaagaaaagagaGCGCACACACATTCAATCGTTGAATAATCgtccaagcatgtttttggaatgtatgaGGAAACCAGGGCAAACTCATGCATAGATGGGGAGACCACCCTCTCATCGATTGTCTTCGCCCAAAAATAGGTGTTAACTCAGGACTGCCCGGGTTGACTGCACTGCTAGCCTCCAACATCATCCGCCTTTGAGCTGATCACATTTCTTATGCTGCCGGTCGAAACATTTTTCTCTATGCtctagattggtcgccaaaaAGTGGTAAACTTTTAAATAGGTATTTTCAAGATGGTCActcggcttacggccatactaccctgaatacgcccgatctcgtccgatctcggaagctaagcagggtcgggcctggttagtacttggatgggagaccgcctgggaataccaggtgctgtaagcttttctttttgttagtgcaaatgaaagaaagaaagcgcACTCACATTCAATCAATTGAATAATCgaccaaacatgtttttgtgacgtgggaggaaaccagagtgaaACCGACACATGCTTGAAAATTTCCCCACACATTTTTGGTAAGAATTAAGTGgagtgttttttgtttgattgtttaATATTGTTGTGCAAAATTCTTATGGTAAATGATCCACAAACTGTAGTGACAATTTAATGTTAACATTTTGCAAGTAAGCTGTGAAATTGGgctatttttaatttcaaacaactgTTTTTTATGTTCAACATGATGcacattaatcaataaatgttgAGTTTTGATTAGCATGCATTTTATAGTTATGTGGTTTTACTGATGTAAGAAGTGGAGTTATATGTAGCCAAACTTTATAATCCTGCGTGATCAGGatagtatggccgtaagccaTCAGTACGAACgaaaaataactatttaaaagtCTAAAGACCTGATTTGACAGCCTATACGTTTAATTTTCATGTTATGTTAAACATCTAAATTTTACATCTACATTGACAAAACAATCGAATTTACTTGGGCATTTTGGACAGCCAGGGGTTGTAATGGGCATTCGCACACAAACCAGACcaacgaagaagaagaatataACGTCATCGTGCGGCGACCAGAGTAATTATAAACACAtggaaggtaaaagaaaatacttttaaaactaAGCTAATACATTTTCGTGTGTTTTAGCACCGCCACGTTTCTGTACCAAACACCGATGTTGATGCACTAATCCAAtagaatatgttttttttttttttaataaacacgcATTTCAATTGTGTTCCTATGTgtaaatttgttttcaattttttttgattgTTGATAATGGCTACAAGAGAGATAATGTTACATAAAATGGTCAACCAAAATGTTACGAAATCAAAAATGTGTAGTAGTAACTCTtcgatgtttgtttgtttggatgaTCACCTCATTTAGTCACTCAAAGTATACAGTCAAAAtttgatggattggacgtcaattgctGTCAGTTGCAGCCAATAAATTATGGCTGCAGGGAGGTTATTGTTGTGATTCCTTAGTTTGAATGTTGTAAAGTGTAATATGCCAAAGTTACTATGTTGTCAAATACAGAACATCTtatttttgaagcaaccatAAATCTTTGATATCTTTCTTAAAACGTCCtaattttcaaaattaattcTCATTTTTTAGATAGAAAGGTAATAACAGTGACGAAAGCCAACATTTTCTCAATTAATATTTCCCCACATTAATTGCCGTGTAATAATGGAATGTTGAAAGTGTGAATTACAGTGTTGTGATTTCCTCAGGCGAGATTGTTAACGTGAACAGAAAGTCCTCAGCCGTAACTGGAAGTGGGCGGAAACTGAAGGATAACGCCGCCGACTGGCATAACTTAATGCTCCGCTGGGAGAAACTCAACGAGGAAGGCTTCACATTTGCGAGTTCAATCGTCAACGCCAGGAGAATCAGGTAATGTCTTCCTGTTGCCGTGCATAACTACCCATCACGTTGGGCTGACAACCGATTTGGCCTCGTGGCCAAAAgacagctggtataggctccagcaatccccgcgaccctagtgaggataaagcggtccataaaatgaatgaatcacagTGGAAAACATCAACACAAATGTCTgtcttgaaataaatgaccgagCGTGCTAACATTTACGTTACTCGCTACATTTTGTGCAGCATCGAGACAGAAGGACCCACACAGGATCTGGTTTTTGAGAATTGGTCACTTCGTGAGAAATGCACAAAACTCGAGGGCATCGTCGACAAAATGGTGAGAAAATACATGTTCAATTTTTGCGATTGTTTTGTCTaatgtgtagttttttttttagacggcCATTGTTGCCAAGATGGAGCGCCTGATGGCATCCCACCGAGGCCTGGTGGATCTGGAGGAGTTCCAATTTGGGCCACAAGGCCGGAAGGTTCCGCTCTTCCACAGCTGGAGCACTAAAGATTTTGGTGAGGCAGctatccaaaaaaatggattcactttaccatatgtatgtgtgtcccATTTGACACCTGCAGATGTCTAATCCAATTTAACTCGGAGGGGTGCTATTCGATCAGATGATCACTGCCAGTCTGAATGATTTTAGCATCTATTTGTGTTCTTTCACTCTAGTCCAGCGGTGACCAATTCCGGTCCCCGAGAGTCTCTATCcgatctgttttccatatctcccttctctaccacacctgaatcaaatgatcaactcatcagcaagctgtccagtaGCTTGATGCCAATCCCAATTATTTGACTCAGGTCTCTTGGTgcagggagatatggaaaactgaCCGGCTAGCAGCTCTTGAAGaccagagttggccacccctgctctagtccTTGGGCATCTATAGTTGTCAACGGCAACCAGTGAGTGAAAAGTAACCTACCGTGTATTCttgcatataccgtattttcatgactatatggcgcaccatatttaaaggcgcagtgtcagtaactaGTGCTATTTCTTTTCCTTATGATATATTGTCcctaataatgtgtttttgatccagtttctcagaaataccacatgcaatgatttttctcaagattttcccttcaaagtaacacatttgtactccctattctCATCTCTCAAAGAACATGAATATAGAGTTGAAAGTTGTGAATCAGCTTAAGCAGGAGAAATTATAAacttcaacaattttaaggcaattttaaaggtgcgGCTATACGCAGGGCAGCTCATATTCtatttaaagcttttttctctctataaaagaaaaagcagtaaactgtctttttttcatttttatttagcaGAAATaatagtaaattaaaaaaaaggtcctcccacattccaaaaaacatgcgtggtaggctgattggacactaaattgccctttggtatgagtgtgagagtgaatgtttgtccgtctccttgtgccctgtgattggctgaccgcCAGTTCAGGGTGGACCACGCctctggctccagcacccccatgaccctaatgaggataaagcggttcagaaaatgagatgagaagataAATCAATTGAATAAAACAGCAGGTGCTGTAATGTAAATTGAGATTTGAGCTGTAGAGCCTGAGCATGCTCTGTGCATGTCTTATTAATATTCCCCTTCGCATGTCTACATACATTTTGAGATAAGGATACACTAAAGACAGGAGAACTGAAAAGGCAAACTCACCGTTGAGTTGTGGGAAAtcttcaaattgattgttgaatATGCTCCAACTTGCGTTAGCTTCGCTGAATGTGGTCTATGTGGCGCTTTGCTTTCATACCAATGCAAAAAGACTGGCACATCCATGCTGAGCAGGCATTTTAAACAGTTGAAATTGTCAaactatattatcatttaaaagatgtaaatgtttAAACAGTCTTGTTTAACATAGATTTTGTTACTAAAGACAGGCTTTGATTTGTTAGCATAAATCACCCCTCCTCCTCCCGAGTGAGTCATCACAAATTAAATGAGTTTTCAGGAatcatgtaaataaaaaaacaatcattcaatATATTATTCTTTACACCCTCCTAATTGCCAAATGTTGAAGTCCAAAGACCTTGAACATCTTCTGGTTCAtatgatgtataaaaaaaatgcaaggtaaCAATttcaatattgtatttttacaaGCTATTTCTCAAAATTACATTGAAAGTAGTTTGTAGTTTGAAGCTCATGGAACCCAAAAAACTTCCAGTACACGTTATGTGAAAATAAGCAACAACGCAACTTTAATCTCATAttacaaaatgttgttttgtaaattacaattttaatcttgGAATACTACAATATATGACTTAATTATCATAATTT is a window of Stigmatopora nigra isolate UIUO_SnigA chromosome 13, RoL_Snig_1.1, whole genome shotgun sequence DNA encoding:
- the cinp gene encoding cyclin-dependent kinase 2-interacting protein isoform X2, yielding MGIRTQTRPTKKKNITSSCGDQSNYKHMEGEIVNVNRKSSAVTGSGRKLKDNAADWHNLMLRWEKLNEEGFTFASSIVNARRISIETEGPTQDLVFENWSLREKCTKLEGIVDKMTAIVAKMERLMASHRGLVDLEEFQFGPQGRKVPLFHSWSTKDFEERCSPS
- the cinp gene encoding cyclin-dependent kinase 2-interacting protein isoform X1; translation: MGIRTQTRPTKKKNITSSCGDQSNYKHMEGEIVNVNRKSSAVTGSGRKLKDNAADWHNLMLRWEKLNEEGFTFASSIVNARRISIETEGPTQDLVFENWSLREKCTKLEGIVDKMTAIVAKMERLMASHRGLVDLEEFQFGPQGRKVPLFHSWSTKDFASSCSILLQSYSSELRLKRVILREAAHSTDANLGLVYLSCWLHQPLVPARARLSLEAILLETGHRHLSS